In Brevibacterium pigmentatum, the sequence GTCGGAGCCAAAGCGATCCTCGACGGTGAGCTGGCCGAGGACACACAGCCGCCTCGGTGGCTCGATGAGACCTACCGGGCAGAGATCACCCGCGGTCAGGAAGCGTTCTTCGCCAAGGAACCGCCGGACTTCGGCTTCACCAAAACTGCCTGGCAGGCCGGTTCCGAAGTCCGTGGGCACGGAGTCCCACGGAGAGGATAAACTGAGCGAATGCGCCTAGCAGTCCTCGATATCGGCTCCAACAGCGTCCACCTCCTGGTCGTCGACGCCCACGTCGGAGCACCGCCCCTGCCGGCCACCTCGCACAAGGAGGTGCTCCGACTCGCGGAGTACTTAGGCGATGACGGATCGATTGATGCCGAAGGGCAGGAACGGCTGCGTTCCTTCATCACCGATGCCGTCGAGATCGCCGAGGATCAGGGAGCGGAGCAGATCCTCGCATTCGCCACCTCAGCGGTCAGGGAAGCTCCGAACGGGATCGGTCTCATCGAATCGATCAACGCTCAGCTCGGGGTCACCCTCAACGTCATGTCGGGCCGCGACGAAGCCCGCGTGACCTTCCTCGCCGCCCGTCGCTGGTTCGGGTGGTCGGCCGGAAAGATCCTGCTGCTCGACATCGGCGGCGGATCACTGGAGATCGCGGCAGGTCAGGACGAATACCCGCAGGCAGCTGTTTCGATCCCACTCGGCGCCGGACGCACCTATTCGGACTTCCTACCGGACCCGGTGCCCGCCGCAGAAGACATCCACCGACTGCGCAAGCATGCCCGGGCGCAGATCGGACGTATCGCCGGCGACATCAATCGGGTCGGAGTGCCTGACCAGGTCGTCGGTTCGTCGAAGACCTTCCGCTCCCTGGCGCGCATCGCCGGTGCCGCTCCGAGCGGCGACGGAATCTATGCTCCCAGGAAGCTCTTCCGCCGCGACCTCGAAGGCATCATCGACACCCTCGCATCCCGCACCCCCGAAGAGCGGGCGACCCTGCCCGGCGTCTCCGAGGCGCGTGCCGGTCAGGTGCTGGCCGGAGCGATCGTCGCCGAGGCGGCCTTCACGATCTTCGACATCGGCGTGATGAACATCTCCCCATGGGCGCTGCGCGAAGGCATCATCATGCGCAAACTCGACCTCCTCGACTCTGCCGAGCAGTCCTCGGCGATGCGCGTGGAGACCGTCTCCGCCCTCGACTGAGCCGCCCTCACGGACCTCGCAACGGCTGCCCGTCACGCCGCGCTTCGGCCGCCGATCTCAGCAGGCTTTCGCTACCGGTCGGTATCGCCGTTCAGAATAGCCTGCTAGTTTTTGATTATTCGCCGCAGTGCGCCCTCGGCATCAACCGCTGGGGTGACAATGGTGAATGACAACAACGTCTGAAAGAAAGCGCGCTTCTGCCGATGCGAAATGGTGAGCTGTCCCCGAACTTCCGTGACCAGGCACTCGAGACACTGAAGAAGACGAGCGCGGCCGACCCGCTCGACGTCTTCGTCGTCGGTGGGGGAGTGACGGGAGCAGGATCGGCCTTCGACGCAGCTACGCGCGGACTCAAAGTCGGTGTCGTCGACGCGAAGGACTGGGCTTCGGGAACCTCCTCTCGATCATCGAAGCTCATGCACGGCGGACTGCGCTACCTCGAGATGCTCGACTTCAAACTCGTCGCCGAGGCTCTGAAGGAACGCGATCTGCTGCTCCAGCACACCGCGCCCCACCTCGTCGAACCCGTCGCTTTCGTCTTCCCCTTCGAACACCGCCTCATCGACCGTGCCTTCATCGGCTCCGGAGTGTTGCTCTACGACACGATGGCCACCCGGCCCGGCCGCAAACGCGCCGTGCCGATGCACCGGCACCTGGGCAAGAAGGCACTGAGCTCACACTTCCCGGGCCTGGCCGATGACGCCGCCGTCGGAGCTCTCGAATACTACGACGCGAAGGTCGACGACGCCCGCTTCGTCATGACCCTGGTCCGTTCGGCTGTGAGCTACGGAGCCGCAGCCGCCAACCACGTCTCCGTCATCGGCTACCTCCACGACGGCGACCAGGTCACCGGCGTGCACGCCCGGGACGAGATCAGCGGTGAGGAATTCGACATCCACGCCCGCCGCACCATCCTCGCCGGAGGCGTCTGGACCGAAGAGCAGCAGGATCTGGCGAAGGCCGACGCCGGGCTCAAGGTGCTCGCCTCCAAGGGCGTGCACATCACCGTGGCCGAAGACAAGATCAAGGCCGACCCGAACACCGGAATCATCTCGAAGACGGAGAAATCCGTCCTCTTCGTCATCCCCTGGGAAGGCTATTGGGTCATCGGCACCACCGACACCCCGTGGAACGAAGACGTCGACGCCCCGGTGGCGACCTCGCAGGACATCGACTACCTGCTCGAACACGCCAACGCCATCCTCGCCGACAAACTCACCCGCGACGACGTCATCGGCGTCTACTCCGGACTGCGGCCGCTGCTCCAGCCGGTCGTCAAAGAGGGACAGGCTTCGACGAAGGTCTCCCGCGAACACACCGTCATGGAGGTCGAGCCGGCTCTGGCCGCGATCGCCGGAGGAAAGTTCACCACCTACCGAGTGATGGCCGAAGACGCCGTCGACTTCGTCCTCGGCGACGATGCGAAGGACCGCCGGTCACTCACCGAATCGGTGCCGCTGCTCGGTGCCCAGGGAGTGGGTGCGCTGCGGCGCGGCCAGTCCGGGATCGCAGAGAAGTACGGCTGGGACGAAGACCGCGTCAAACGGCTCATCCGCCGCTACGGCACCCTCATCGAGGATCTTCTCGACCTCGTCGATGAGGATCCCGAACTCGGTCAGCCGCTGGAAGCCGCCGAGCGCTACCTGCGCGTCGAAGCCCACTACGCGGCCGCCGCGGAGGGGGCCGTCCACCTCAGTGACATCCTGGAGAGGCGGATGCGGCTGAACTACGAAGCCGCGGACCGGGGGAAGAACGCCGCCGAGGCGGTCGCTGCCATCGTCGCACCGGTCCTCGGCTGGGACGCCGATCGGCAGTCGACCGAGGTCGAGGACTTCCATACCCACGTCGACGCCCAGGTCGCGGCCGAGTCCACCGACGATGACGCCTCGGCGGCGGCCCTGGTCGGCACGACTCTCCACTGAACCGTGCACAGCGAAGTGCAGGAGCACAACCGAATATCGACAACTGAATATCGACCGACCTCGGAGCACCCTCCGGGCCGACTATCGACCGGAACACCCACCGGAAAGACAAACAATAGGAGTTTGTGAGATATGGGCACCATCTTCCTCTTCGAGATCACCGGTACGGCGATGCTCATGCTGCTCGGCGTCGGCGTCGTCGCCAACGTCGTCCTCGGCAAGACCAAAGGCAACGGCGGCGGCTGGCTGCTGATCTCCTTCGGCTGGGGCCTCGCGGTCTTCGCCGGTGTCTTCGTCGCCTACAAGACCGGCGCACACCTCAACCCGGCCGTGACCTTCGGCATCCTCGCCAGCGGGGCCGAGGAATACGCTCCCGGCATCGCCGTGACCTTCGGCAATACGATCGCCTACCT encodes:
- a CDS encoding glycerol-3-phosphate dehydrogenase/oxidase; amino-acid sequence: MRNGELSPNFRDQALETLKKTSAADPLDVFVVGGGVTGAGSAFDAATRGLKVGVVDAKDWASGTSSRSSKLMHGGLRYLEMLDFKLVAEALKERDLLLQHTAPHLVEPVAFVFPFEHRLIDRAFIGSGVLLYDTMATRPGRKRAVPMHRHLGKKALSSHFPGLADDAAVGALEYYDAKVDDARFVMTLVRSAVSYGAAAANHVSVIGYLHDGDQVTGVHARDEISGEEFDIHARRTILAGGVWTEEQQDLAKADAGLKVLASKGVHITVAEDKIKADPNTGIISKTEKSVLFVIPWEGYWVIGTTDTPWNEDVDAPVATSQDIDYLLEHANAILADKLTRDDVIGVYSGLRPLLQPVVKEGQASTKVSREHTVMEVEPALAAIAGGKFTTYRVMAEDAVDFVLGDDAKDRRSLTESVPLLGAQGVGALRRGQSGIAEKYGWDEDRVKRLIRRYGTLIEDLLDLVDEDPELGQPLEAAERYLRVEAHYAAAAEGAVHLSDILERRMRLNYEAADRGKNAAEAVAAIVAPVLGWDADRQSTEVEDFHTHVDAQVAAESTDDDASAAALVGTTLH
- a CDS encoding Ppx/GppA phosphatase family protein, with product MRLAVLDIGSNSVHLLVVDAHVGAPPLPATSHKEVLRLAEYLGDDGSIDAEGQERLRSFITDAVEIAEDQGAEQILAFATSAVREAPNGIGLIESINAQLGVTLNVMSGRDEARVTFLAARRWFGWSAGKILLLDIGGGSLEIAAGQDEYPQAAVSIPLGAGRTYSDFLPDPVPAAEDIHRLRKHARAQIGRIAGDINRVGVPDQVVGSSKTFRSLARIAGAAPSGDGIYAPRKLFRRDLEGIIDTLASRTPEERATLPGVSEARAGQVLAGAIVAEAAFTIFDIGVMNISPWALREGIIMRKLDLLDSAEQSSAMRVETVSALD